One genomic window of Azospirillum sp. TSH100 includes the following:
- a CDS encoding MarR family winged helix-turn-helix transcriptional regulator, with product MEASVKGWEPERPGESEDAAGSADGALSFVVREVNRAFARALQTRIARSGVNMGQWFFLRALWEEDGLTQRELSHRVGMMEPTTVTAVNVMESQGLVQRVRNSHDRRKMNVFLTDKGRALRETMMPSASEISQIAIEGIAPEDLDLALDVLRRVGANLNAACAAARDGEEG from the coding sequence ATGGAGGCGTCTGTCAAGGGGTGGGAGCCGGAACGCCCCGGCGAGTCGGAGGACGCGGCCGGTTCGGCCGATGGTGCTTTATCGTTCGTCGTCCGGGAGGTGAATCGTGCTTTCGCCCGTGCTCTTCAGACGCGCATCGCGCGGTCCGGAGTCAATATGGGCCAATGGTTCTTCCTGCGCGCCCTGTGGGAGGAGGACGGCCTGACCCAGCGGGAGTTGAGTCACCGGGTGGGCATGATGGAGCCGACCACCGTCACTGCCGTCAATGTGATGGAAAGCCAGGGGCTGGTGCAGCGCGTGCGCAACAGCCATGACCGCCGCAAGATGAACGTCTTCCTGACCGACAAGGGGCGTGCGTTGCGTGAGACGATGATGCCCAGCGCTTCGGAAATCTCCCAAATCGCCATCGAAGGCATCGCGCCGGAGGATCTGGATCTGGCGCTGGACGTGCTGCGTCGTGTCGGCGCCAACCTCAACGCTGCCTGCGCGGCCGCCCGCGACGGCGAAGAAGGGTAA
- a CDS encoding DUF1330 domain-containing protein, translating into MTAYIIADVRVTDPVAYEVYKSLTPDAIARNGGRFLSRGGETAVLEGGWQPSRIVILEFPDMATAKAFYDSPEYRKAREARRDAADFKMIVVEGL; encoded by the coding sequence ATGACCGCTTACATCATCGCCGACGTTCGCGTGACCGATCCCGTGGCCTATGAGGTCTACAAGTCGCTGACCCCCGATGCGATCGCCAGGAACGGCGGGCGCTTCCTCAGTCGTGGCGGCGAGACGGCGGTGCTGGAAGGCGGTTGGCAGCCCAGCCGCATCGTCATACTGGAATTCCCGGACATGGCGACCGCCAAGGCGTTCTATGACAGTCCGGAATACCGAAAGGCCCGCGAGGCCCGGCGCGATGCAGCCGACTTCAAGATGATCGTGGTGGAAGGGCTGTAA
- a CDS encoding Re/Si-specific NAD(P)(+) transhydrogenase subunit alpha, protein MKVAIPKERRAGELRVAASPETVKKLKGLGLDVVVESGAGLGSSITDAAFEAAGAAIAADAASALADADIVLKVQRPLIAAEGGEDELALIRKGALLFAILNPYNSRDHVKAYADAGVNAFAMEFMPRITRAQVMDVLSSQANLAGYKAVVDAASEYGRAFPMMMTAAGTVPPARAFIMGVGVAGLQAIATAKRLGAIVSATDVRPAVKEQVQSLGGSFVAVENDEFRQAETAGGYAKEMSDDYKRQQAALVAEHIKKQDIVITTALIPGRKAPILVTAEHVASMKPGSVIIDLAVEQGGNVEGSKLGEVVTTANGVKIVGHANYASRIAESASLLYAKNLLALLTSLHGKDTGVAVNWDDEIVKAIALTRDGAVVHPAFAG, encoded by the coding sequence ATGAAAGTCGCCATTCCAAAGGAGCGACGTGCGGGCGAACTTCGCGTGGCCGCCTCACCGGAAACGGTGAAGAAACTGAAGGGTTTGGGACTGGACGTGGTGGTTGAGAGCGGGGCCGGTCTCGGTTCCAGCATCACCGACGCCGCGTTCGAGGCGGCGGGGGCCGCCATCGCCGCCGACGCGGCCTCGGCGCTGGCCGATGCCGACATCGTGCTGAAGGTCCAGCGGCCGCTGATCGCCGCGGAAGGCGGCGAGGACGAGCTGGCGCTGATCCGCAAGGGTGCGCTGCTGTTCGCCATCCTCAATCCCTACAACAGCCGCGACCATGTGAAGGCCTATGCCGATGCCGGCGTGAATGCCTTCGCCATGGAGTTCATGCCGCGCATCACCCGCGCCCAGGTCATGGACGTGCTGTCCTCCCAGGCCAACCTCGCCGGCTACAAGGCCGTCGTCGATGCCGCCTCGGAATATGGCCGCGCCTTCCCGATGATGATGACCGCCGCCGGCACCGTGCCGCCGGCGAGAGCCTTCATCATGGGCGTCGGCGTCGCCGGCCTGCAGGCCATCGCCACCGCCAAGCGGCTCGGCGCCATCGTCTCGGCCACCGACGTGCGCCCGGCGGTGAAGGAGCAGGTGCAGTCGCTGGGCGGCAGCTTCGTCGCCGTCGAGAACGACGAGTTCCGCCAAGCCGAGACCGCCGGCGGCTACGCCAAGGAGATGTCCGACGACTATAAGCGCCAGCAGGCCGCCCTGGTTGCCGAGCACATCAAGAAGCAGGACATCGTCATCACCACCGCGCTGATCCCCGGCCGCAAGGCGCCGATCCTGGTGACGGCGGAGCATGTGGCGTCGATGAAGCCGGGTTCGGTCATCATCGATCTGGCGGTTGAGCAGGGCGGCAACGTCGAGGGTTCCAAGCTGGGCGAGGTGGTGACCACGGCCAACGGCGTGAAGATCGTCGGCCATGCCAACTACGCCAGCCGCATCGCCGAGAGCGCCTCGCTGCTCTACGCCAAGAACCTGCTGGCGCTGCTGACGTCGCTGCACGGCAAGGACACCGGCGTGGCCGTCAACTGGGACGACGAGATCGTCAAGGCCATCGCGCTGACCCGCGACGGCGCCGTCGTCCACCCCGCCTTCGCCGGCTGA
- a CDS encoding NAD(P) transhydrogenase subunit alpha, translating to MDQTQLSARIAELKANLAALGQQADQLAAQVAHAAQPAAEAAGGHGNFFVTGLTVLVLACFVGYYVVWRVTPALHSPLMAVTNAVSSVIIVGALVAAGPAGFDFSKVLGFLAVILASVNIFGGFLVTQRMLSMFKKKGK from the coding sequence ATGGATCAGACCCAACTGTCCGCCCGTATTGCCGAGCTGAAGGCGAACCTCGCGGCGCTCGGCCAGCAGGCCGACCAGCTGGCCGCCCAGGTCGCGCACGCCGCCCAGCCCGCCGCCGAGGCGGCTGGCGGTCACGGCAACTTCTTTGTCACCGGCCTGACGGTGCTCGTGCTGGCCTGCTTTGTCGGCTACTACGTCGTCTGGCGCGTCACCCCGGCCCTGCACTCGCCCCTGATGGCCGTCACCAACGCCGTGTCGTCTGTCATCATCGTCGGCGCGCTGGTCGCCGCCGGACCGGCCGGTTTCGACTTCTCCAAGGTTCTCGGCTTCCTCGCCGTCATCCTGGCGTCCGTCAACATCTTCGGCGGCTTCCTGGTGACCCAGCGCATGCTCTCCATGTTCAAGAAGAAGGGCAAGTAA
- a CDS encoding DUF2312 domain-containing protein yields MSDVGGIAADRLKSFVERIERLEEEKRGLQEDIKEVYAEAKGTGFDTKIIRQIIRLRKMDKADRQEQEAILELYKEALGMVE; encoded by the coding sequence ATGTCCGACGTCGGCGGCATCGCGGCGGATCGCCTGAAGTCCTTCGTCGAGCGCATCGAGCGTCTCGAAGAGGAAAAGCGCGGTCTGCAGGAAGACATCAAGGAGGTCTACGCCGAGGCGAAGGGCACCGGGTTCGACACCAAGATCATCCGGCAGATCATCCGCCTGCGGAAGATGGACAAGGCCGACCGCCAGGAGCAGGAAGCCATCCTGGAGCTCTACAAGGAAGCCCTGGGCATGGTGGAGTAA
- a CDS encoding anthranilate synthase: protein MIPSHLFLADQAFLGPFTATTGGGLGLHRTAEPVGLAEAIDALVTALDERRGLLLSGGVEAPGRYRRQALGFVDPPLSVTARGRSVRIDALNPRGRLLLPAVAGALDGHEAIVGLEVTAGRVTALVRRPAGSFAEEERSRQPSVFSVLRALMRLFACPDEPFLGLYGAFGYDLAFQFEPIRRRLERPDDQRDLVLYLPDRLLVVDHAAGVACHFAYEFVVDGVSTAGIAGGGRVHGYRPDTNAAAECDHAPGEYQRVVRAAKEAFNRGDLFEVVPGQTFAEPCADSPATIYRRLRAANPAPYEALINLGDGEFLVAASPEMYVRVGGGRVETCPISGTVARGSNALADASQILTLLNSAKDAAELTMCTDVDRNDKARVCEPGSVRVIGRRMIELYSRLIHTVDHVEGHLREGFDALDAFLTHSWAVTVTGAPKRWAMQFLEDTERSPRRWYGGAFGRIGFDGGMDTGLTLRTIRMKDGLAFVRAGATLLADSDPDAEDAECRLKASAFLDAVRGAAPRLSVVQNTVRRSGEGRRVLLVDHDDSFVHTLADYFRQTGAEVTTLRHTHARTVLRSDPPDLLVLSPGPGRPGDFDVGGSVQAALDLGVPVFGVCLGLQGMAEHFGAQLDRLPEPMHGKASPLRHQGGGLFEGLPQGMQAGRYHSLVARRDSLPPDLRVTAETDDGTVMAIEHRTLPLAAVQFHPESILTLDGGTNGGAGLALVANVMEKLAGRVARMPEREAAA from the coding sequence ATGATCCCGTCCCACCTGTTCCTCGCCGACCAAGCTTTTCTTGGCCCGTTCACCGCAACCACCGGCGGCGGCCTTGGCCTACACCGCACTGCCGAACCGGTGGGGCTGGCCGAGGCGATCGATGCGCTGGTCACTGCGCTCGACGAGCGGCGTGGCCTGTTGCTGTCCGGCGGGGTGGAGGCGCCGGGCCGCTACCGGCGACAGGCGCTGGGATTCGTCGATCCGCCGCTGTCGGTGACCGCCCGTGGCCGCAGCGTGCGCATCGATGCGCTCAACCCGCGCGGCCGGTTGTTGCTGCCCGCCGTGGCCGGCGCGTTGGATGGGCATGAGGCGATCGTCGGGCTGGAGGTCACCGCCGGCCGGGTCACGGCCCTGGTGCGCCGTCCGGCAGGCTCCTTCGCCGAGGAGGAGCGCAGCCGCCAGCCCTCCGTCTTCAGCGTGCTGCGGGCGCTGATGAGGCTGTTCGCCTGCCCGGACGAGCCCTTCCTGGGGCTTTATGGCGCCTTCGGCTACGACCTCGCCTTCCAGTTCGAGCCGATCCGGCGTCGGCTCGAACGGCCGGACGACCAGCGCGATCTTGTGTTGTATCTGCCGGACCGGCTGCTGGTGGTCGACCATGCCGCCGGGGTGGCGTGCCACTTCGCATATGAGTTCGTGGTGGATGGCGTCTCGACTGCGGGGATCGCGGGGGGCGGCCGGGTCCATGGCTATCGCCCCGACACCAACGCCGCCGCGGAGTGCGACCACGCCCCCGGTGAATATCAACGAGTGGTGCGGGCGGCAAAGGAGGCCTTCAATCGCGGTGACCTTTTCGAGGTGGTCCCCGGCCAGACCTTTGCCGAGCCCTGTGCCGACAGCCCGGCCACCATCTACCGGCGTCTGCGCGCCGCCAATCCGGCCCCCTATGAAGCGCTGATCAACCTGGGCGACGGCGAGTTCCTGGTCGCCGCCAGCCCGGAAATGTATGTGCGTGTCGGCGGTGGACGGGTGGAGACCTGCCCGATCTCCGGCACCGTGGCGCGCGGGAGCAATGCGTTGGCCGACGCCTCGCAGATCCTGACGCTGCTGAACTCGGCGAAGGATGCGGCGGAGCTGACCATGTGTACCGACGTCGACCGCAATGACAAGGCGCGGGTGTGCGAGCCCGGCTCGGTCCGCGTGATCGGCCGGCGGATGATCGAACTGTACTCCCGCCTGATCCACACCGTCGATCATGTGGAAGGCCACCTGCGCGAGGGCTTCGACGCGCTGGACGCCTTCCTCACCCACAGCTGGGCGGTGACGGTGACCGGTGCGCCGAAGCGCTGGGCCATGCAGTTCCTGGAGGACACCGAACGCTCGCCGCGCCGCTGGTACGGTGGGGCCTTCGGCCGCATCGGTTTCGACGGCGGGATGGACACCGGGCTGACCCTGCGCACCATCCGCATGAAGGACGGCTTGGCCTTTGTCCGCGCTGGCGCCACGCTGCTGGCCGACAGCGACCCGGATGCGGAAGATGCCGAATGCCGTCTGAAGGCGTCGGCTTTCCTCGACGCGGTGCGCGGCGCCGCTCCGCGGCTGTCGGTGGTCCAGAACACCGTCCGGCGGAGCGGCGAGGGCAGGCGGGTGCTGCTGGTCGACCACGATGACAGCTTTGTCCACACGCTGGCTGACTATTTCCGTCAGACCGGCGCCGAGGTGACGACCCTGCGCCATACCCATGCGCGCACCGTGCTGCGCAGTGATCCGCCCGATCTGCTGGTGCTGTCGCCTGGACCGGGGCGGCCGGGCGATTTCGATGTCGGCGGCAGTGTGCAGGCGGCGCTCGACCTTGGCGTGCCGGTGTTCGGCGTCTGCCTGGGCCTGCAAGGTATGGCCGAGCATTTCGGCGCGCAACTGGACCGCCTGCCGGAGCCTATGCATGGCAAGGCCTCCCCATTGCGTCACCAGGGCGGTGGTCTATTCGAAGGGTTGCCGCAGGGGATGCAGGCCGGCCGCTACCATTCGCTGGTGGCTCGGCGCGACAGCCTGCCGCCGGACCTGCGGGTCACGGCGGAGACGGATGACGGAACGGTGATGGCGATCGAGCACCGGACTCTGCCGCTGGCCGCGGTGCAGTTCCATCCCGAATCGATTCTGACGCTGGATGGAGGGACCAATGGAGGGGCAGGGCTCGCTCTGGTCGCCAATGTGATGGAAAAGCTGGCCGGGCGCGTGGCCAGGATGCCGGAACGCGAAGCGGCGGCCTGA
- the phoU gene encoding phosphate signaling complex protein PhoU: protein MSGGHTLAAFDAELAALRGAIDRMGELVERQVGLALDSLAGPDADIAGEVLKGDAEIDRLESEVEAMTVRLLALRQPMAKDLREIVAALKIASNLERMGDFAGSVAKRAVTLATLPVAPPVASLVRMGRMVQAMIGDMRRAFTEQDVELAISVRDRDGEVDAAYTALFREFLTYMMETPAQITGCTHLLFAAKSIERIGDHATNVAENISFLVKGRLPSDERRKEDLSSYAVAPPRDDA, encoded by the coding sequence ATGTCGGGTGGACACACGCTTGCAGCTTTCGACGCCGAACTGGCGGCCCTGCGCGGCGCCATCGACCGGATGGGTGAACTGGTGGAGCGTCAGGTCGGGCTCGCGCTCGATTCGCTGGCCGGTCCCGATGCCGACATCGCCGGCGAAGTGCTGAAAGGCGACGCCGAGATCGACCGCCTGGAGTCGGAGGTGGAGGCGATGACCGTCCGCCTGCTGGCCCTGCGCCAGCCGATGGCAAAGGATCTGCGCGAGATCGTCGCGGCGTTGAAGATCGCCTCCAACCTGGAACGGATGGGCGATTTCGCCGGATCGGTCGCCAAGCGGGCGGTCACGCTGGCCACCCTGCCGGTGGCGCCGCCGGTCGCCTCGCTGGTCCGCATGGGGCGGATGGTGCAGGCGATGATCGGCGACATGCGGCGCGCCTTCACCGAACAGGATGTCGAGCTTGCCATCTCCGTCCGTGACCGCGACGGTGAGGTCGACGCCGCCTATACCGCGCTGTTCCGCGAATTTCTGACCTACATGATGGAGACGCCGGCGCAGATCACCGGTTGCACCCATCTGCTGTTCGCCGCCAAGTCGATCGAGCGCATCGGCGACCACGCCACCAACGTGGCGGAGAACATCAGCTTCCTGGTCAAGGGCCGCCTGCCGTCGGATGAACGCCGCAAGGAGGATCTCAGCAGCTACGCCGTCGCCCCGCCGCGGGACGACGCGTAA
- a CDS encoding pentapeptide repeat-containing protein: MTPHELVAVLEKHERWLKNKSGGSRANLTMANMEGSNLSGVNLAQGKLSGANLSHCDLSNANLSTADLFAAHLTKADMSGCNLYRADLRGAHMRGAKLKRAILKEADLRGGALLYGGPGGSKGGKGLDFVRSDLSGTDFDDASLNNANLSGADLTDVSMNGADCEGALLTGATLMRASMKSCNLARADLRGSNLSGVNLQGAVLRDANLTGAMLAGANLRNADLQGAKLEGADLAGADTTGANLARSADNFSVQIQQALHSHYTWINTNGTMGARADLTGADLSHIDLTGVNLSGANLKRANLSGAKMREALLIMCDISEAVLADADFSGAILDGANLRGANMDGVRLDGAGVGWVDIKGPDGQPTGRLWAANLTGARLTGSSCVRTNMRGANLSDCDFSNANLTGAILSDANIRDAKFTGANLTGASLPPPPEPDDD; the protein is encoded by the coding sequence ATGACACCGCACGAGTTGGTTGCCGTGCTGGAAAAGCACGAGCGCTGGCTGAAGAACAAGTCAGGCGGTTCGCGCGCCAACCTGACCATGGCGAACATGGAAGGGTCCAACCTGTCCGGGGTCAATCTGGCCCAAGGCAAGCTGTCAGGCGCCAACCTGTCCCACTGCGACCTGTCCAACGCCAATCTCAGCACCGCCGACCTGTTCGCCGCGCACCTGACGAAGGCGGACATGTCCGGATGCAACCTTTACCGCGCCGACCTACGCGGCGCCCACATGCGCGGCGCCAAGTTGAAGCGTGCCATCCTGAAGGAGGCCGACCTGCGCGGTGGCGCCCTGCTCTATGGCGGGCCCGGCGGCAGTAAGGGCGGCAAGGGACTGGACTTCGTCCGTTCCGACCTGTCGGGCACGGATTTCGACGATGCGTCGCTGAACAACGCCAACCTGTCGGGCGCCGACCTGACGGATGTGTCGATGAATGGCGCCGATTGCGAAGGCGCGCTGTTGACAGGCGCCACGCTGATGCGGGCCAGCATGAAAAGCTGCAACCTCGCCCGCGCCGATCTGCGCGGCAGCAACCTGTCCGGCGTGAACCTGCAAGGTGCAGTGCTGCGCGACGCCAACCTGACCGGTGCGATGCTGGCCGGCGCCAACCTGCGCAACGCCGACCTCCAGGGAGCGAAGCTGGAGGGCGCCGATCTGGCCGGCGCCGACACCACCGGCGCCAATCTGGCGCGATCCGCCGACAATTTCTCCGTCCAGATCCAGCAGGCGCTGCACAGCCACTACACCTGGATCAACACCAACGGGACGATGGGTGCCAGGGCCGATCTGACCGGCGCCGACCTCAGCCACATCGACCTGACGGGGGTGAACCTGTCGGGCGCCAACCTGAAGCGGGCCAATCTCAGCGGCGCCAAAATGCGCGAGGCGCTGCTGATCATGTGCGACATCTCCGAAGCGGTGCTCGCCGATGCGGATTTCAGCGGAGCGATCCTGGACGGCGCCAACCTGCGCGGCGCCAACATGGACGGGGTACGCCTGGACGGGGCCGGCGTCGGCTGGGTCGATATAAAGGGACCGGATGGACAGCCGACCGGCCGTCTGTGGGCGGCGAACCTGACCGGTGCCCGGCTGACCGGCAGTTCCTGCGTGCGCACCAACATGCGGGGCGCCAACCTGTCCGACTGCGATTTCAGCAATGCCAACCTGACCGGCGCGATCCTGAGCGATGCCAACATCCGTGACGCCAAGTTCACCGGCGCCAACCTGACAGGTGCCAGCCTGCCCCCGCCACCGGAGCCGGATGACGACTGA
- the aguB gene encoding N-carbamoylputrescine amidase — MTASPTVPSSRTVTVAATQMVCSWDRAANVDGVESLIREAAAKGAQIILPQELFETPYFCKDQKQSLFELAAPAEGHPVIERMQALARELSVVIPVSFFEKARNAYYNSMAMVDADGSLLGIYRKSHIPDGPGYQEKFYFSPGDTGIRVFKTRYATVGCAICWDQWFPETARVMALKGAEILLYPTAIGSEPQDSSIDSQGHWTRVMQGHAGANLMPLVASNRVGVEQGESCALTFYGSSFIAGPQGEIVAQADRESRAVLTASFDLDRIAAQRASWGVFRDRRPELYGALLTLDGETTPRR; from the coding sequence ATGACCGCTTCGCCGACCGTTCCTTCGTCCCGTACCGTCACCGTCGCCGCCACCCAGATGGTCTGCAGTTGGGACCGTGCCGCCAACGTCGACGGCGTCGAATCGCTGATCCGCGAGGCTGCGGCCAAGGGCGCGCAGATCATCCTGCCGCAGGAGCTGTTCGAGACCCCCTATTTCTGCAAGGACCAAAAGCAGTCGCTGTTCGAGCTGGCCGCCCCCGCCGAGGGGCATCCGGTGATCGAACGGATGCAGGCTCTGGCGCGCGAGCTGTCGGTGGTCATTCCCGTCAGCTTCTTCGAGAAGGCGCGCAACGCCTATTACAACTCGATGGCCATGGTCGATGCGGACGGCAGCTTGCTTGGCATCTACCGCAAGTCCCACATTCCCGACGGCCCCGGCTATCAGGAAAAGTTTTATTTCAGCCCTGGCGACACCGGCATACGGGTGTTCAAGACCCGCTACGCCACTGTCGGCTGCGCCATCTGCTGGGACCAGTGGTTCCCGGAAACCGCCCGCGTTATGGCACTCAAGGGGGCGGAGATTCTGCTCTATCCCACTGCCATAGGGTCGGAACCGCAGGACTCCTCCATCGACAGCCAGGGCCACTGGACGCGGGTTATGCAGGGTCATGCCGGCGCCAACCTGATGCCGCTGGTCGCCTCCAACCGTGTCGGGGTGGAACAGGGGGAAAGCTGCGCGCTGACCTTCTACGGTTCCTCCTTCATCGCCGGGCCACAGGGGGAAATCGTGGCGCAGGCCGACCGCGAAAGCCGTGCGGTCCTGACCGCCAGCTTCGACCTCGATCGCATCGCGGCCCAGCGCGCCTCCTGGGGCGTCTTCCGCGACCGCCGGCCGGAACTTTACGGCGCGCTGCTGACGCTTGACGGCGAAACGACTCCGCGTCGTTGA
- a CDS encoding NAD(P)(+) transhydrogenase (Re/Si-specific) subunit beta — protein METLSALLYLVASICFIMALRGLSSPETSRQGNIYGMVGMTIAILTTLASPIVQSYWMIVLGIAIGGAIGYVVAKKIEMTALPQLVAAFHSLVGLAAVFVALAAFYSPEAYGIGLPGAIAKGSLIEMALGTAVGAITFTGSIVAFAKLQGLVTGKPLVFPMQHPLNAALGVLTVILIIWLVQSNSTAAMWLIILVALALGFLLILPIGGADMPVVISMLNSYSGWAACGIGFTLQNNLLIITGALVGSSGAILSYIMCKGMNRSIFNVILGGFGGESAAAGGPAKGPQGSVKAGSAEDAAYIMKNAQSVIIVPGYGMAVAQAQHALREMADVLKHEGVDVKYAIHPVAGRMPGHMNVLLAEANVPYDEVFELEDINRDFGTADVAFVIGANDVTNPAAKTDPTSPIYGMPILDVEKAKTVFFIKRGMAAGYAGVENELFFRPNTMMLFGDAKKVTEEVVKAMEA, from the coding sequence ATGGAAACCTTGTCGGCCCTTCTCTATCTCGTCGCCTCCATCTGCTTCATCATGGCGCTGCGTGGGCTCTCCAGCCCGGAGACCTCGCGCCAGGGCAACATCTACGGCATGGTCGGCATGACCATCGCCATCCTGACCACGCTGGCCTCGCCCATCGTCCAATCCTATTGGATGATCGTGCTCGGCATCGCCATCGGCGGGGCCATCGGCTATGTGGTCGCCAAGAAGATCGAGATGACGGCGCTGCCGCAGCTGGTCGCCGCCTTCCACTCGCTGGTCGGTCTGGCCGCCGTCTTCGTGGCGCTCGCCGCCTTCTATTCGCCGGAGGCCTACGGCATCGGTCTGCCCGGTGCCATCGCCAAGGGCTCGCTGATCGAGATGGCGCTGGGCACCGCGGTCGGCGCCATCACCTTCACCGGCTCCATCGTCGCCTTCGCCAAGCTCCAGGGGCTGGTCACCGGCAAGCCGCTGGTCTTCCCGATGCAGCATCCGCTGAATGCGGCGCTGGGCGTGCTGACCGTCATCCTGATCATCTGGCTGGTGCAGTCCAACTCGACCGCCGCCATGTGGCTGATCATTCTGGTGGCGCTGGCCCTGGGCTTCCTGCTGATCCTGCCGATCGGCGGCGCCGATATGCCGGTCGTCATCTCGATGCTGAACAGCTATTCGGGCTGGGCGGCCTGCGGCATCGGCTTCACCCTGCAGAACAACCTGCTGATCATCACCGGTGCGCTGGTCGGCTCTTCGGGCGCGATCCTGTCCTACATCATGTGCAAGGGCATGAACCGCTCGATCTTCAACGTCATCCTCGGCGGCTTCGGCGGCGAGTCTGCCGCGGCCGGCGGTCCCGCCAAGGGCCCGCAGGGCTCGGTCAAGGCCGGCTCGGCCGAGGACGCTGCCTACATCATGAAGAACGCCCAGTCGGTCATCATCGTCCCCGGCTATGGTATGGCCGTCGCCCAGGCTCAGCATGCCCTGCGTGAAATGGCCGACGTGCTGAAACATGAGGGCGTCGATGTGAAGTACGCCATCCACCCGGTGGCGGGCCGCATGCCCGGTCACATGAACGTGCTGCTGGCCGAAGCCAATGTGCCCTACGACGAGGTGTTCGAGCTGGAGGACATCAACCGCGACTTCGGCACGGCGGATGTGGCCTTCGTCATCGGCGCCAACGACGTGACCAACCCGGCGGCCAAGACCGACCCGACCTCTCCCATCTACGGCATGCCGATTCTGGACGTGGAGAAGGCCAAGACGGTGTTCTTCATCAAGCGCGGCATGGCCGCCGGCTATGCCGGTGTCGAGAACGAGCTGTTCTTCCGCCCCAACACCATGATGCTGTTCGGCGACGCCAAGAAGGTCACCGAAGAGGTCGTCAAGGCGATGGAAGCCTGA
- a CDS encoding putative metalloprotease CJM1_0395 family protein, translating into MQAVAADLTISGLSIGSYSTPRSLPLRRDGKDSAGAQDRKSGSTDSVTLSDAAQQQVQKLKQADTSVRQHEAAHQAAGGAHAGGASFTFTRGPDGKNYATAGEVPIDVSPESEPAATVAKMEQVKAAALAPADPSPQDLRVAAQADAAKLQAQSEQRRQGGDTASGRAAAAYGAAQSLGNGRSDFGTGRGLTV; encoded by the coding sequence ATGCAGGCGGTGGCTGCCGACCTTACCATTTCCGGTCTGTCGATCGGGTCCTATTCTACCCCGCGCAGCCTGCCGTTGCGTCGGGACGGGAAGGATTCTGCCGGCGCGCAGGATCGGAAGAGCGGCTCCACCGACAGCGTGACGCTGTCCGATGCGGCCCAGCAGCAGGTTCAGAAGCTCAAGCAGGCCGACACAAGCGTCCGCCAGCACGAAGCGGCGCATCAGGCGGCGGGCGGCGCCCATGCCGGCGGTGCCTCCTTCACCTTCACGCGCGGGCCGGACGGCAAGAACTACGCCACCGCCGGCGAGGTGCCGATCGACGTCAGCCCGGAATCGGAGCCGGCGGCCACAGTCGCCAAGATGGAACAGGTGAAGGCTGCGGCACTCGCTCCGGCCGACCCGTCACCGCAGGATTTGCGGGTTGCCGCGCAGGCCGACGCGGCGAAGCTGCAAGCCCAGTCCGAACAGCGCCGACAAGGTGGTGATACCGCATCCGGACGTGCGGCGGCCGCCTATGGAGCGGCACAGTCTCTTGGCAATGGTCGGAGCGATTTCGGAACGGGGAGGGGACTGACGGTCTGA